The DNA window ATAGGTAATCTCTTTGCACTATCAAAACACTGATTTTGCAGAAATAAGCACTTTTTTAATATCCCTTATCAGAGAATTATAAGTTGCTGTACAATCTATTTTCGTGATTGAGATTCAAATATACGATCTGGTTTTTATAGGTATCAATATCAAAAAAATTGAATTATTGATTAATTATAAAATAAATCTAATGAAACTATTGATCAGGCTTATCATAATATTCTCAGGGATAAATGGTTTGAGGGCGCAAACAGCTCTCAGTTTTTCTGAAGCCCGGGATATGATGATGAACAGGAATATCCAGGTAAAAATAAATGACAAAAAGATAGAAACTTCCCAGTATAAAATCAAATCTGCAGAAGGGATGATGTATCCTCAATTTAAAGCTTTTGGTAATGCTACGTATTCCGATAAAGATTCAAAGGTAAATCTGAATGACAAAAGAGACGGTCTTGCTACATTATTAAACCTACCTTCCCCTACTATACTGGGAAATTGGGATTTTACCCTTCAAAAAAAAGATATGGAATTTGGTGGATTTTCAATGAACTGGCCAGTGTATACAGGAGGGAAAATAAAATCGGCAATCAAAATTGAAAAAATAAAAGCAGAACTGGCAAAAGCAGATAAAAGCGATTCCGAACAAAGTTTAATTTCAGAGCTGGCAGAGCGTTATTTTAATACAAAACTGGCTGAAGAAGCCCTCGGAGTGAAAGAGGATGTTGTAACGGTTATGAATATCCATTTAGCCAATTCTTTAAAACTTGAAAGGAACGGTATTATTGCCGGTGTAGAAGTTTTACAGGCTAAAGTCGCCGTTGTAGAAGCCGAAAGACAACTGCTTGCATCCAAAAAAGATCTACAGCTCGCCAGAACAGCTTTATCAGCTACATTAGAACAAGAAGAAGAGTTTTCACTTACCTCATCCTTCTTTCTGAAAGAGGATATAGATTCACTACAGCAATATAAGGAAAGGGCGGTCGCAAATT is part of the Chryseobacterium lactis genome and encodes:
- a CDS encoding TolC family protein translates to MKLLIRLIIIFSGINGLRAQTALSFSEARDMMMNRNIQVKINDKKIETSQYKIKSAEGMMYPQFKAFGNATYSDKDSKVNLNDKRDGLATLLNLPSPTILGNWDFTLQKKDMEFGGFSMNWPVYTGGKIKSAIKIEKIKAELAKADKSDSEQSLISELAERYFNTKLAEEALGVKEDVVTVMNIHLANSLKLERNGIIAGVEVLQAKVAVVEAERQLLASKKDLQLARTALSATLEQEEEFSLTSSFFLKEDIDSLQQYKERAVANYSQIQKLKLFEKMAEENINAEKANHLPNVMITGQKIIASHNYPMVKNPLTVGIAVTYDIFNGFARKNKILAAKSEKESIELSREKLQIDIRTYVEKLYNELKKSSEQIVSLSASIKLAEELVRIRKASYAEGMSTSTDVIDAELDLSGKKIEQLKAYASYDTNLAKLFEVCDMSDDYVQNAK